Proteins co-encoded in one Setaria viridis chromosome 9, Setaria_viridis_v4.0, whole genome shotgun sequence genomic window:
- the LOC117837112 gene encoding probable linoleate 9S-lipoxygenase 5, with protein MMQPRPSQSQYCQASLAASFAGAGWARSKAIWPVPTRPALVLAAAHSRRKKQQSGGTSLHKATTTAGDTSSSRLEARSLAAQEHRVYVGGKLLLQSFLDSPSNQLRLSFQLVSATVAGGDGRGVMGGEAVLESILGGREETELDVKLAWHAALGKPGAVVVTNHSDFPVYLKLLSCPAAAGSAGIAVCFACNGWVYPVGKHPHRLFFTNDAYVKEDTPSPLLAYREDELAVLRGEEGAGEQPFQEWDRVYDYALYNDLANPDLRKDLARPVLGGSREYPYPRRTKTARPPTRTDPLTETRVSLDKQIYVPCDERVGTAAIAAPSPPNLGGHFKSIAEIYGLVGLDDVGRLAKAKQIINSGAATPKLPVPQVISVNPMSWRRDEEYARQMLAGTNPVCIKRVTRFPLTSELDRTVYGDQDSKITKDHIQRNMSGLTVQQAVEDGRLFVVDHHDWVMPYLKRINELPGEEEKGEISQRKAYAARTILFLNDDSTLRPLAIELSSPHPDDERLGAVSTVYTPPDASEETLSADKFTAWDLAKAHAAVNDTSKNNFVIHWLNVHATMEPLIIATNRQLSVLHPIHKLLKPHFRNTLHVNAVARQIVLGSGDKRKNGDIFRGIQEVTYLASKYALEMSSKAYKNWNFTELALPADLIKRGVAKGDPKNPEKVDLLIKDYPYAVDGLEIWTAIKKWVTDYCTIYYTNDSAVTGDSELQAWWREVRHVGHGDLQGAQWWPAMDRLADLVETCTTIIWLGSAFHAAVGLGQYGYQGFVPNSPTLASRPMPEVGAAVTEAEFLGSITPRKETLALMGMSAKSLARTGEVFLGQRPDSELWTSERRAGEALTRFQARLEVVADRIQRRNADRTLKNRAGPVEVPYTLLTPTRKPGPVIRGIPNSITN; from the exons ATGATGCAGCCTCGTCCCAGCCAAAGCCAGTATTGCCAGGCCTCCCTTGCCGCATCCTTCGCGGGCGCAGGGTGGGCACGGTCCAAGGCGATATGGCCGGTTCCCACTCGGCCAGCGCTGGTTCTTGCCGCCGCTCATTCACGTCGGAAGAAACAGCAATCCGGCGGCACCAGCCTCCACAAGGCTACTACCACCGCCGGTGACACATCAAGTAGTCGGCTCGAAGCTAGGAGCCTCGCCGCCCAAGAGCACCGTGTGTATGTCGGAggcaagctgctgctgcagtcCTTCTTGGATTCCCCCAGTAACCAGCTCAGGCTCTCCTTCCAGCTCGTCAGCGCCACCGTGGCCG GAGGCGACGGGCGCGGGGTGATGGGGGGAGAGGCTGTCCTGGAATCCATCCTCGGCGGCCGCGAGGAGACAGAGCTGGACGTTAAGCTGGCATGGCACGCGGCGCTCGGCAAGCCAGGCGCGGTGGTCGTGACGAACCACTCCGACTTCCCCGTCTACCTCAAGCTGCTGAGCTGCCCAGCCGCTGCAGGATCCGCCGGGATCGCCGTTTGTTTCGCCTGCAACGGATGGGTCTATCCTGTTGGGAAGCACCCGCATCGCCTCTTCTTCACCAACGAC GCGTACGTGAAGGAGGACACTCCGAGCCCGTTGCTCGCGTACAGGGAAGATGAGCTCGCCGTACTccggggagaggagggagccgGCGAGCAGCCGTTCCAGGAGTGGGATCGCGTGTATGACTACGCGCTGTACAATGACCTGGCGAACCCTGACCTGCGGAAGGATTTGGCGCGCCCCGTGCTGGGAGGATCTCGGGAGTACCCGTACCCTCGCCGCACCAAGACCGCCCGGCCACCAACTCGGACAG ATCCTCTCACGGAGACCAGAGTTTCACTGGACAAGCAGATTTATGTCCCGTGCGACGAGCGCGTCGGTACTGCAGCCATCGCAGCTCCAAGCCCTCCAAACCTGGGTGGCCACTTCAAGTCCATTGCAGAAATTTATGGCCTTGTCGGCCTCGACGACGTCGGCCGGCTGGCTAAGGCGAAGCAAATCATCAACAGCGGTGCCGCCACGCCAAAATTGCCCGTCCCACAAGTCATTTCAG TGAACCCAATGAGTTGGCGTAGAGATGAAGAATATGCTCGGCAGATGCTCGCTGGGACGAACCCGGTGTGCATCAAGCGTGTCACTAGGTTCCCCCTCACCAGCGAACTTGACCGGACCGTCTACGGGGACCAGGACAGCAAGATAACCAAAGATCACATTCAGAGGAACATGAGTGGCCTGACAGTACAGCAG GCTGTGGAGGATGGGAGATTGTTCGTCGTGGATCACCACGATTGGGTGATGCCATACCTGAAGCGCATCAACGAGTTGCCaggcgaggaggagaagggcgaGATCTCGCAGAGGAAGGCTTACGCCGCGCGAACCATTCTGTTCTTGAATGATGACTCTACGCTACGACCTCTGGCGATCGAGCTCAGCTCGCCGCACCCGGACGACGAACGGCTCGGTGCTGTCAGCACGGTGTACACTCCACCGGATGCCAGTGAAGAGACCTTGTCCGCCGACAAGTTCACCGCGTGGGACCTGGCCAAAGCCCACGCCGCCGTGAATGATACCTCGAAGAACAACTTTGTCATTCACTG GCTTAACGTGCATGCCACCATGGAGCCGCTCATTATTGCGACGAACAGGCAGCTGAGCGTGCTGCACCCCATCCACAAGCTCCTGAAGCCACATTTCCGGAACACGCTGCACGTGAATGCCGTCGCACGCCAGATCGTTCTCGGTTCAGGTGACAAAAGGAAGAATGGCGATATCTTCCGTGGCATACAGGAGGTCACCTACCTTGCAAGCAAGTACGCCCTGGAGATGTCCTCAAAGGCCTACAAGAACTGGAACTTCACAGAGCTTGCTCTCCCTGCTGATCTCATCAAGAG AGGCGTGGCAAAAGGTGATCCAAAGAACCCAGAGAAGGTTGACCTGCTGATCAAGGACTACCCGTATGCAGTGGACGGTCTCGAAATCTGGACGGCAATCAAGAAATGGGTCACCGACTACTGCACCATTTACTACACCAACGACAGCGCCGTCACGGGCGACAGCGAGCTCCAGGCGTGGTGGAGGGAGGTGCGTCACGTGGGGCACGGTGACCTGCAGGGCGCGCAGTGGTGGCCGGCGATGGACCgcctcgccgacctcgtggagaCGTGCACCACCATCATCTGGCTGGGCTCGGCGTtccacgccgccgtcggcctCGGGCAGTACGGGTACCAGGGGTTCGTCCCCAACAGCCCCACCCTCGCCTCGCGCCCGATGCCGGAGGTCGGAGCGGCGGTGACGGAGGCCGAGTTCCTGGGGAGCATCACCCCGAGGAAGGAGACGCTGGCGCTCATGGGGATGTCAGCCAAGTCGCTGGCGCGGACAGGGGAGGTGTTCCTGGGGCAGCGGCCGGACTCCGAGCTGTGGACTAGCGAGCGGCGCGCAGGCGAGGCGCTGACGCGGTTCCAGGCGAGGCTGGAGGTGGTCGCGGATAGAATCCAGAGGAGGAATGCCGACCGGACGCTGAAGAACAGGGCCGGGCCGGTGGAGGTGCCGTACACACTGCTCACGCCAACGAGGAAGCCAGGGCCGGTCATCCGCGGCATTCCCAACAGCATCACCAACTGA